A genomic window from Camelina sativa cultivar DH55 chromosome 2, Cs, whole genome shotgun sequence includes:
- the LOC104722943 gene encoding protein XRI1-like isoform X1, with amino-acid sequence MDYGDDDRSTSWNWQENYNHQPQSHFSDVPDCTMTEVTLNQEDHSYMFDDETTPVKACSDLGYHVTTDDTNRKLEAHSETRSALKRRRMLQFEDQPETSLFSSESFSAILKSSARDDTFDELLPEGSQLIEGFSEDASASSFEGLDLYAEEWYAECLNDAETPTLPDGLNFGSPDVQVDISEYLNVPPETETREVQRPVTRSSPNVIFKAGRKSFSRPVSKLPSSIIYPFAFIKPCGVHGGMTLKDINQKIRNPPPKPKEDKEEPVVIQTSAFSGKPVVGKTKIRTEGGKGSITIMRTRG; translated from the exons atgGATTACGGAGACGACGATCG TAGCACCTCATGGAATTGGCAAGAGAACTATAATCACCAACCACAGTCTCATTtct CAGATGTGCCTGATTGCACCATGACTGAAGTCACATTAAACCAAGAAGATCACTCGTACATGTTTGATGATGAAACCACTCCTGTGAAGGCGTGTAGCGACTTGGGTTATCATGTCACAACAG ATGACACCAACAGGAAACTGGAAGCGCATAGTGAGACACGCTCTGCTTTGAAGAGGCGTCGGATGTTACAATTTGAAGACCAACCTGAAACATCCCTTTTCAGCAGTGAGAGTTTCTCTGCAATCTTGAAATCAAGC GCTAGAGATGATACATTTGATGAGCTTTTACCCGAAGGGTCTCAGCTTATAGAAGGGTTTTCAG AagacgcctctgcctcaagctTCGAGGGCCTTGATCTGTATGCTGAAGAGTGGTACGCTGAATGCTTAAATGATGCTGAGACTCCAACCCTACCTGATGGCTT AAACTTTGGTTCACCTGATGTCCAAGTAGATATTTCAG AGTATCTAAATGTGCCACCAGAAACAGAAACCCGGGAAGTTCAGCGGCCTGTTACTCGTTCTTCTCCAAATGTTATCtttaaag CAGGTAGGAAATCTTTTTCAAGGCCGGTTTCAAAGCTGCCATCTTCTATCATCTATCCATTTGCATTCATCAAACCATGTGGGGTTCATGGTGGTATGACTCTCAAGGACATAAACCAGAAAATCCGAAATCCACCACCAAAACCaaaggaagacaaagaagagcCTGTAGTGATCCAAACTTCTGCATTCTCTGGGAAACCTGTTGTAGGGAAGACTAAAATCCGCACCGAAGGAGGAAAAGGAAGCATCACGATAATGAGGACGAGAGGCTAA
- the LOC104722943 gene encoding protein XRI1-like isoform X2 produces MDYGDDDRSTSWNWQENYNHQPQSHFSDVPDCTMTEVTLNQEDHSYMFDDETTPVKACSDLGYHVTTDDTNRKLEAHSETRSALKRRRMLQFEDQPETSLFSSESFSAILKSSARDDTFDELLPEGSQLIEGFSEDASASSFEGLDLYAEEWYAECLNDAETPTLPDGLNFGSPDVQVDISEYLNVPPETETREVQRPVTRSSPNVIFKGRKSFSRPVSKLPSSIIYPFAFIKPCGVHGGMTLKDINQKIRNPPPKPKEDKEEPVVIQTSAFSGKPVVGKTKIRTEGGKGSITIMRTRG; encoded by the exons atgGATTACGGAGACGACGATCG TAGCACCTCATGGAATTGGCAAGAGAACTATAATCACCAACCACAGTCTCATTtct CAGATGTGCCTGATTGCACCATGACTGAAGTCACATTAAACCAAGAAGATCACTCGTACATGTTTGATGATGAAACCACTCCTGTGAAGGCGTGTAGCGACTTGGGTTATCATGTCACAACAG ATGACACCAACAGGAAACTGGAAGCGCATAGTGAGACACGCTCTGCTTTGAAGAGGCGTCGGATGTTACAATTTGAAGACCAACCTGAAACATCCCTTTTCAGCAGTGAGAGTTTCTCTGCAATCTTGAAATCAAGC GCTAGAGATGATACATTTGATGAGCTTTTACCCGAAGGGTCTCAGCTTATAGAAGGGTTTTCAG AagacgcctctgcctcaagctTCGAGGGCCTTGATCTGTATGCTGAAGAGTGGTACGCTGAATGCTTAAATGATGCTGAGACTCCAACCCTACCTGATGGCTT AAACTTTGGTTCACCTGATGTCCAAGTAGATATTTCAG AGTATCTAAATGTGCCACCAGAAACAGAAACCCGGGAAGTTCAGCGGCCTGTTACTCGTTCTTCTCCAAATGTTATCtttaaag GTAGGAAATCTTTTTCAAGGCCGGTTTCAAAGCTGCCATCTTCTATCATCTATCCATTTGCATTCATCAAACCATGTGGGGTTCATGGTGGTATGACTCTCAAGGACATAAACCAGAAAATCCGAAATCCACCACCAAAACCaaaggaagacaaagaagagcCTGTAGTGATCCAAACTTCTGCATTCTCTGGGAAACCTGTTGTAGGGAAGACTAAAATCCGCACCGAAGGAGGAAAAGGAAGCATCACGATAATGAGGACGAGAGGCTAA
- the LOC104722943 gene encoding protein XRI1-like isoform X6, which produces MDYGDDDRTSWNWQENYNHQPQSHFYVPDCTMTEVTLNQEDHSYMFDDETTPVKACSDLGYHVTTDDTNRKLEAHSETRSALKRRRMLQFEDQPETSLFSSESFSAILKSSARDDTFDELLPEGSQLIEGFSEDASASSFEGLDLYAEEWYAECLNDAETPTLPDGLNFGSPDVQVDISEYLNVPPETETREVQRPVTRSSPNVIFKAGRKSFSRPVSKLPSSIIYPFAFIKPCGVHGGMTLKDINQKIRNPPPKPKEDKEEPVVIQTSAFSGKPVVGKTKIRTEGGKGSITIMRTRG; this is translated from the exons atgGATTACGGAGACGACGATCG CACCTCATGGAATTGGCAAGAGAACTATAATCACCAACCACAGTCTCATTtct ATGTGCCTGATTGCACCATGACTGAAGTCACATTAAACCAAGAAGATCACTCGTACATGTTTGATGATGAAACCACTCCTGTGAAGGCGTGTAGCGACTTGGGTTATCATGTCACAACAG ATGACACCAACAGGAAACTGGAAGCGCATAGTGAGACACGCTCTGCTTTGAAGAGGCGTCGGATGTTACAATTTGAAGACCAACCTGAAACATCCCTTTTCAGCAGTGAGAGTTTCTCTGCAATCTTGAAATCAAGC GCTAGAGATGATACATTTGATGAGCTTTTACCCGAAGGGTCTCAGCTTATAGAAGGGTTTTCAG AagacgcctctgcctcaagctTCGAGGGCCTTGATCTGTATGCTGAAGAGTGGTACGCTGAATGCTTAAATGATGCTGAGACTCCAACCCTACCTGATGGCTT AAACTTTGGTTCACCTGATGTCCAAGTAGATATTTCAG AGTATCTAAATGTGCCACCAGAAACAGAAACCCGGGAAGTTCAGCGGCCTGTTACTCGTTCTTCTCCAAATGTTATCtttaaag CAGGTAGGAAATCTTTTTCAAGGCCGGTTTCAAAGCTGCCATCTTCTATCATCTATCCATTTGCATTCATCAAACCATGTGGGGTTCATGGTGGTATGACTCTCAAGGACATAAACCAGAAAATCCGAAATCCACCACCAAAACCaaaggaagacaaagaagagcCTGTAGTGATCCAAACTTCTGCATTCTCTGGGAAACCTGTTGTAGGGAAGACTAAAATCCGCACCGAAGGAGGAAAAGGAAGCATCACGATAATGAGGACGAGAGGCTAA
- the LOC104722943 gene encoding protein XRI1-like isoform X5: protein MDYGDDDRTSWNWQENYNHQPQSHFSDVPDCTMTEVTLNQEDHSYMFDDETTPVKACSDLGYHVTTDDTNRKLEAHSETRSALKRRRMLQFEDQPETSLFSSESFSAILKSSARDDTFDELLPEGSQLIEGFSEDASASSFEGLDLYAEEWYAECLNDAETPTLPDGLNFGSPDVQVDISEYLNVPPETETREVQRPVTRSSPNVIFKAGRKSFSRPVSKLPSSIIYPFAFIKPCGVHGGMTLKDINQKIRNPPPKPKEDKEEPVVIQTSAFSGKPVVGKTKIRTEGGKGSITIMRTRG from the exons atgGATTACGGAGACGACGATCG CACCTCATGGAATTGGCAAGAGAACTATAATCACCAACCACAGTCTCATTtct CAGATGTGCCTGATTGCACCATGACTGAAGTCACATTAAACCAAGAAGATCACTCGTACATGTTTGATGATGAAACCACTCCTGTGAAGGCGTGTAGCGACTTGGGTTATCATGTCACAACAG ATGACACCAACAGGAAACTGGAAGCGCATAGTGAGACACGCTCTGCTTTGAAGAGGCGTCGGATGTTACAATTTGAAGACCAACCTGAAACATCCCTTTTCAGCAGTGAGAGTTTCTCTGCAATCTTGAAATCAAGC GCTAGAGATGATACATTTGATGAGCTTTTACCCGAAGGGTCTCAGCTTATAGAAGGGTTTTCAG AagacgcctctgcctcaagctTCGAGGGCCTTGATCTGTATGCTGAAGAGTGGTACGCTGAATGCTTAAATGATGCTGAGACTCCAACCCTACCTGATGGCTT AAACTTTGGTTCACCTGATGTCCAAGTAGATATTTCAG AGTATCTAAATGTGCCACCAGAAACAGAAACCCGGGAAGTTCAGCGGCCTGTTACTCGTTCTTCTCCAAATGTTATCtttaaag CAGGTAGGAAATCTTTTTCAAGGCCGGTTTCAAAGCTGCCATCTTCTATCATCTATCCATTTGCATTCATCAAACCATGTGGGGTTCATGGTGGTATGACTCTCAAGGACATAAACCAGAAAATCCGAAATCCACCACCAAAACCaaaggaagacaaagaagagcCTGTAGTGATCCAAACTTCTGCATTCTCTGGGAAACCTGTTGTAGGGAAGACTAAAATCCGCACCGAAGGAGGAAAAGGAAGCATCACGATAATGAGGACGAGAGGCTAA
- the LOC104722943 gene encoding protein XRI1-like isoform X3 codes for MDYGDDDRSTSWNWQENYNHQPQSHFSDVPDCTMTEVTLNQEDHSYMFDDETTPVKACSDLGYHVTTDDTNRKLEAHSETRSALKRRRMLQFEDQPETSLFSSESFSAILKSSARDDTFDELLPEGSQLIEGFSDASASSFEGLDLYAEEWYAECLNDAETPTLPDGLNFGSPDVQVDISEYLNVPPETETREVQRPVTRSSPNVIFKAGRKSFSRPVSKLPSSIIYPFAFIKPCGVHGGMTLKDINQKIRNPPPKPKEDKEEPVVIQTSAFSGKPVVGKTKIRTEGGKGSITIMRTRG; via the exons atgGATTACGGAGACGACGATCG TAGCACCTCATGGAATTGGCAAGAGAACTATAATCACCAACCACAGTCTCATTtct CAGATGTGCCTGATTGCACCATGACTGAAGTCACATTAAACCAAGAAGATCACTCGTACATGTTTGATGATGAAACCACTCCTGTGAAGGCGTGTAGCGACTTGGGTTATCATGTCACAACAG ATGACACCAACAGGAAACTGGAAGCGCATAGTGAGACACGCTCTGCTTTGAAGAGGCGTCGGATGTTACAATTTGAAGACCAACCTGAAACATCCCTTTTCAGCAGTGAGAGTTTCTCTGCAATCTTGAAATCAAGC GCTAGAGATGATACATTTGATGAGCTTTTACCCGAAGGGTCTCAGCTTATAGAAGGGTTTTCAG acgcctctgcctcaagctTCGAGGGCCTTGATCTGTATGCTGAAGAGTGGTACGCTGAATGCTTAAATGATGCTGAGACTCCAACCCTACCTGATGGCTT AAACTTTGGTTCACCTGATGTCCAAGTAGATATTTCAG AGTATCTAAATGTGCCACCAGAAACAGAAACCCGGGAAGTTCAGCGGCCTGTTACTCGTTCTTCTCCAAATGTTATCtttaaag CAGGTAGGAAATCTTTTTCAAGGCCGGTTTCAAAGCTGCCATCTTCTATCATCTATCCATTTGCATTCATCAAACCATGTGGGGTTCATGGTGGTATGACTCTCAAGGACATAAACCAGAAAATCCGAAATCCACCACCAAAACCaaaggaagacaaagaagagcCTGTAGTGATCCAAACTTCTGCATTCTCTGGGAAACCTGTTGTAGGGAAGACTAAAATCCGCACCGAAGGAGGAAAAGGAAGCATCACGATAATGAGGACGAGAGGCTAA
- the LOC104722943 gene encoding protein XRI1-like isoform X4, whose translation MDYGDDDRSTSWNWQENYNHQPQSHFYVPDCTMTEVTLNQEDHSYMFDDETTPVKACSDLGYHVTTDDTNRKLEAHSETRSALKRRRMLQFEDQPETSLFSSESFSAILKSSARDDTFDELLPEGSQLIEGFSEDASASSFEGLDLYAEEWYAECLNDAETPTLPDGLNFGSPDVQVDISEYLNVPPETETREVQRPVTRSSPNVIFKAGRKSFSRPVSKLPSSIIYPFAFIKPCGVHGGMTLKDINQKIRNPPPKPKEDKEEPVVIQTSAFSGKPVVGKTKIRTEGGKGSITIMRTRG comes from the exons atgGATTACGGAGACGACGATCG TAGCACCTCATGGAATTGGCAAGAGAACTATAATCACCAACCACAGTCTCATTtct ATGTGCCTGATTGCACCATGACTGAAGTCACATTAAACCAAGAAGATCACTCGTACATGTTTGATGATGAAACCACTCCTGTGAAGGCGTGTAGCGACTTGGGTTATCATGTCACAACAG ATGACACCAACAGGAAACTGGAAGCGCATAGTGAGACACGCTCTGCTTTGAAGAGGCGTCGGATGTTACAATTTGAAGACCAACCTGAAACATCCCTTTTCAGCAGTGAGAGTTTCTCTGCAATCTTGAAATCAAGC GCTAGAGATGATACATTTGATGAGCTTTTACCCGAAGGGTCTCAGCTTATAGAAGGGTTTTCAG AagacgcctctgcctcaagctTCGAGGGCCTTGATCTGTATGCTGAAGAGTGGTACGCTGAATGCTTAAATGATGCTGAGACTCCAACCCTACCTGATGGCTT AAACTTTGGTTCACCTGATGTCCAAGTAGATATTTCAG AGTATCTAAATGTGCCACCAGAAACAGAAACCCGGGAAGTTCAGCGGCCTGTTACTCGTTCTTCTCCAAATGTTATCtttaaag CAGGTAGGAAATCTTTTTCAAGGCCGGTTTCAAAGCTGCCATCTTCTATCATCTATCCATTTGCATTCATCAAACCATGTGGGGTTCATGGTGGTATGACTCTCAAGGACATAAACCAGAAAATCCGAAATCCACCACCAAAACCaaaggaagacaaagaagagcCTGTAGTGATCCAAACTTCTGCATTCTCTGGGAAACCTGTTGTAGGGAAGACTAAAATCCGCACCGAAGGAGGAAAAGGAAGCATCACGATAATGAGGACGAGAGGCTAA
- the LOC104751234 gene encoding uncharacterized protein LOC104751234 has product MVGRLKGVMTKLIGPAQASFIPGRLSSDNFVVVQEAVHSMRCKKGTKGWMLLKLDLEKAYDRIRWDFLEDTLNAAGLSNLWVRWIMTCVSGPSMSLLINGERTEAFRPLRGLRQGDPLSPYLFVLCLERLCHLIEGSIEEKKWKPISLSRGGPKLSHICFADDLILFAEASVSQVRVIHSVLESFRAEGWKGRLLSFAGRLTLTKAVLSSIHVHSMSTIKLPMSILNQLDGVSRDFLWGRSLEKRKQYLVAWDRVCYQRKTEGLMNARSNWSSTWRSVGIGLREVVLKGQSWAPENVPVDMQGLMVRDLWQDGVGWDFTRISPHVSENQILELVVVVVDSVVEARDKLSWGETADGKFTVKSAYALLTRDDTPRPNVKDFYQRVWKVMAPERVRTFLWLVGNQVLMTNEERFRRHLCDTQECGLACYPFVRLWRDRVQFLKDLATEVSRANERNGEDGASQGNPGLASAGVGSLLWLTHRLGKEGWTFGVGSGFKGGGWFLDSGDL; this is encoded by the exons ATGGTGGGAAGATTAAAAGGAGTtatgactaagttgataggCCCGGCTCAAGCAAGTTTCATTCCCGGTAGGCTCAGTTCAGATAATTTTGTTGTGGTTCAGGAAGCAGTTCATTCCATGCGCTGCAAGAAAGGAACAAAGGGATGGATGTTGCTGAAACTTGATTTAGAGAAGGCTTATGATCGAATCAGGTGGGATTTTCTGGAAGATACGCTCAATGCAGCTGGGCTTTCAAATTTATGGGTCCGATGGATTATGACTTGCGTCTCAGGGCCCTCAATGAGTTTGCTGATTAATGGAGAGAGAACAGAAGCGTTTAGGCCTCTGAGGGGTTTGAGACAGGGAGATCCTTTGTCTCCCTACCTCTTTGTTCTTTGCCTGGAACGGCTCTGTCACTTAATAGAGGGATCGATTGAGGAAAAGAAATGGAAGCCAATTAGTTTGTCAAGAGGAGGACCGAAGCTTTCCCATATTTGCTTCGCTGATGACTTGATCCTATTTGCAGAGGCTTCTGTATCGCAGGTCCGTGTGATACATAGTGTTTTGGAAAGCTTCAGGGCAGAAG GCTGGAAGGGACGTCTACTAAGCTTTGCGGGCCGTCTTACACTCACGAAAGCAGTTTTATCTTCAATACATGTTCATTCGATGAGCACAATCAAGCTACCGATGAGTATTTTGAATCAGTTAGACGGAGTGTCTAGAGACTTTCTATGGGGGAGAAGTTTGGAGAAGCGGAAACAATACTTAGTGGCATGGGATAGAGTTTGTTACCAAAGGAAGACGGAGGGCTTG ATGAATGCTCGTAGTAATTGGTCCTCAACTTGGCGGAGTGTGGGTATTGGGTTACGAGAGGTGGTGCTCAAAGGTCAGAGTTGG GCTCCCGAGAACGTTCCAGTAGATATGCAGGGTCTGATGGTGAGGGATCTATGGCAAGATGGAGTGGGGTGGGATTTCACTCGGATCTCACCACATGTGTCTGAAAACCAAATTTTAGAGTTGGTTGTAGTGGTGGTTGATAGTGTAGTAGAGGCTCGGGATAAATTGTCTTGGGGTGAGACTGCGGATGGTAAGTTTACTGTCAAATCCGCCTACGCTCTACTCACGAGGGATGACACACCAAGACCAAATGTGAAAGACTTCTATCAACGAGTGTGGAAAGTGATGGCACCAGAAAGGGTCAGAACATTTCTATGGTTGGTGGGTAACCAGGTGTTGATGACAAATGAGGAGAGGTTTAGGAGGCATTTGTGTGATACTCAG GAGTGTGGTCTTGCTTGTTACCCGTTCGTCAG GTTATGGCGGGATCGAGTTCAGTTTCTGAAAGATCTAGCGACCGAGGTATCTAGGGCCAATGAGAGGAATGGGGAAG ACGGTGCTTCACAAGGTAATCCAGGACTAGCATCTGCTGGTGTGGGGAGTCTATTATGGCTTACACATCGCTTGGGAAAGGAGGGTTGGACATTTGGAGTTGGAAGTGGATTCAAAGGTGGTGGTTGGTTTCTTGACAGCGGGGATTTGTGA
- the LOC104723019 gene encoding pentatricopeptide repeat-containing protein At5g48730, chloroplastic — protein sequence MVSLSTSTPHAPPLPTAFNRRPTEIIVTVRCISISPREPNHTIASDNSNNSSSLSLRDTRQSKWLMNSEDANERDYKQSKEDTNTKIASRKAISIILRREATKAVIEKKKGSKKLLPRTVLESLHERITALRWESALQVFELLREQLWYKPNVGIYVKLIVMLGKCKQPEKAHELFQAMINEGCVVNHEVYTALLSAYSRSGRFDAAFTLLERMKSSHNCQPDVHTYSILIKSFLQVFAFNKVQDLLSDMRRQGIRPNTITYNTLIDAYGKAKMFVEMESTLIQMLGEDDCKPDSWTMNSTLRAFGGNGQIEMMENCYEKFQSSGIEPNIRTFNILLDSYGKSGNYKKMSAVMEYMQKYQYSWTIVTYNVVIDAFGRAGDLKQMEYLFRLMQSEKIKPSCVTLCSLVRAYGRAGKADKIGGVLRFIENSDIRLDLVFFNCLVDAYGRLEKLAEMKGVLELMEKKGFKPDKVTYRTMVKAYRISGMTTHVKELHGVVDSVGEAQVVLKKPDF from the exons ATGGTTTCGCTCTCCACCTCCACACCCCACGCGCCTCCACTCCCGACGGCGTTTAACCGCCGGCCGACGGAGATAATTGTCACAGTACGATGCATCTCCATCTCCCCTCGCGAGCCGAATCATACAATTGCTTCCGATAATAGCAACAATAGTTCCTCCTTGTCGCTTAGAGATACGAGGCAAAGCAAATGGCTGATGAATTCTGAGGACGCGAATGAGAGAGATTACAAGCAGAGTAAAGAGGATACGAACACGAAGATCGCTTCGAGGAAGGCCATATCGATAATACTACGAAGAGAAGCTACAAAGGCTgtaatcgagaagaagaaaggctCTAAGAAGCTTCTTCCAAGGACTGTTCTCGAGTCTCTTCACGAAAGAATCACAGCTCTCCGATGGGAATCTGCTCTTCAG GTGTTTGAACTGTTGCGTGAACAGCTATGGTATAAACCAAACGTTGGCATCTATGTAAAGCTGATTGTGATGCTTGGAAAATGCAAACAGCCGGAGAAGGCTCATGAACTATTTCAGGCAATGATTAATGAAGGTTGTGTGGTGAATCATGAAGTGTATACTGCACTTTTATCTGCGTATAGTAGGAGTGGACGATTTGATGCTGCGTTTACTCTTCTGGAACGTATGAAAAGTAGTCATAACTGTCAGCCGGATGTGCACACGTATTCCATCCTCATTAAGTCGTTTCTTCAGGTTTTTGCGTTTAATAAGGTTCAGGATTTGCTTTCTGATATGAGAAGACAGGGTATTAGACCCAATACAATCACATATAATACCCTCATCGATGCATATGGGAAAGCAAAAAT GTTTGTGGAGATGGAATCAACACTTATCCAAATGCTTGGGGAGGATGATTGCAAGCCTGATTCTTGGACCATGAACTCGACTCTTAGAGCCTTTGGGGGCAATGGACAAATAGAAATGATGGAGAATTGTTATGAGAAGTTTCAGAGCTCTGGGATTGAACCCAACATCAGAACCTTCAATATCCTCCTTGATTCATATGGAAAATCAGGAAATTATAAGAAGATGAGTGCTGTGATGGAATACATGCAGAAGTATCAGTATTCATGGACCATAGTCACCTACAATGTGGTCATTGATGCGTTTGGGAGGGCAGGAGACTTAAAACAAATGGAATACTTGTTTAGACTAATGCAATCAGAGAAAATTAAACCAAGCTGTGTTACACTATGTTCTCTTGTTCGTGCCTATGGACGAGCTGGTAAAGCTGATAAAATTGGGGGAGTCTTGCGTTTCATTGAGAACTCAGACATAAGGTTAGACCTCGTGTTCTTTAACTGCCTGGTAGATGCCTATGGGAGGCTGGAAAAGTTAGCAGAGATGAAAGGAGTTCTCGAACTCATGGAGAAGAAGGGATTTAAACCTGATAAAGTTACATACAGGACAATGGTTAAGGCGTATAGAATTAGTGGCATGACTACCCATGTAAAAGAGCTTCATGGTGTTGTTGACTCTGTTGGTGAAGCCCAAGTTGTGTTGAAGAAGCCGGATTTTTAG